In the genome of Tsukamurella paurometabola DSM 20162, the window CGCGGGTGGGGTGAGTGACGGCGCCGCAGAGCCCGAGCAATGTCGATTTGCCAGCACCGTTCGCGCCGAGCAGGACCCAGTGCTCTCCCCGGCGCACGTGGAGGGAGACGTCGTCGAGGAGCTTGCGACCGTTGCGGACCAGGTCCACGTGGTCGATGCTCAGGACGTGCGGGTCGTCGATCGTGGTGCTCACGCTGTGCACCCTACAACCAAATGATTGGATGATTCTATGACCGATCATCGTTGGGACCCATCGCAGTACCTTCGGTTCGGCGACGAGCGGACCCGTCCCTTCCTCGACCTGATCGCCCGTATCCCGGGGACGGCGCGCACCATCGTCGACCTGGGCTGCGGTGCCGGCAACGACGTGCCGCCCCTGCGGGCACGGTGGCCGCAGGCGCGGATTCACGGCGTGGATTCCAGCGTCGAGATGATCGACCGGGCGCGCGCCGATATCGACGATCCGGAGGCCACTTTCGAGGTCGCCGATGCCGCCGCCTGGCGCCCGGCCGGTGAGCGGCCCGATGTGATCGTCTCCAACGCGATGTTCCAGTGGGTCGACGGGCACATCGACGCGCTGGCCGCCATCGCCGACCGTGCCGCACGCGCCTTCGCGTTCCAGGTGCCGGGCAACCAGAACGCACCGTCGCACGCGCTGCTCGCACAGGTCGCAGCGGAGTTCGGCGTCACCGGTTACCGCCACGTGGATGTCCGTGATCCGGCGGAATACCTCGCGGTGTTGCAGCGTCCCGGCTGGACCGTGGACGCCTGGGAGACCACCTATCTGCACGTGCTGCAGGGACCGGACGCGGTCTTCGAGTGGATCTCGGGAACCGGCGCCCGCCCCGTGCTGGCGCGACTCGACGGCGCCACGAAGGATGATTTCGTGCGGCGCTACAAGGCCGCCCTCGCCGCGGCGTATCCACCGCAGGAGTTCGGCACGGTACTGCCGTTCCGGCGGATTTTCGCTGTCGCCGTCAGGATGTGAGCGCTTCGCCGGGCCGGTCCGATTGCTCGATCGCGTGATCGCGGAACGAGCGCACCGCCCGGGGGAGTGCGACATCCGGCCGCCAGATGATCCCGACTTCGCGGGTGGGCGCCGGACCCGCCATCGGCACGAGCGTCAGCCCGGAGGGAAGCAGCGGGTTGCGATCCATCGGGAGGAGCGCGACGCCCAGGCCCGCGGCCACGAGGCCCGCCACGGTGAATGACTCCGATGACTCGAAGGCGATCCGAGGGCGGAAACCCGCTGCCGCACAGCGCTCCTCAAGAATTCTCCGGAGCCCGTACTCGGGGTGCATGGTGATGAAATCGGCGTCCGAAGCCTCCGAGAGGTGCACCGAGCTACGGTTCGCCAGCGGATGTCCCGACGGTACGGCGAGGGCCAGGCGCTGCACGGTGAGCAACTGCCAGGCCACCGCGCTCGTGGTGGGACGGGGCGAGACGATCGCCAGATCGGCCTCGTCGGCGAGCACCAGATCGGTGATCGTGCCGGCGGCGAACTGCGAGAGCTCGAAGGTGACGCGGGGCTCGCAGGCGCGGAATGCGGAGACCAATTGCGGGACCATCGCGACGCCGAAGGAGTGAAGGAAGGCCAGGCGGATGGTGCCCTGCGACGGATTCTTGAGATCGGCGATCTGCGCCCGCGCTGCTTCCAGTTCGGCGTGGGCGCGGCGGGCGTGGTCGAGGTAGATCTCGCCGCTCGCGTTGAGCACGAGCCGCCCGTGGCGACGGTCGAACAGCGGGGTCCCGAGATCGGTCTCCATCCGGGCGAGGGACCGCGAGAGGGTGGGCTGGGAGATGTGCAGTAGGGCAGCGGCATCGGTCATATGCGCGGTTTCGGCGAGCGTGATGAACCTCACCAGATCGTCTGCGCTGCTTGCTGCGGCCTTGTCGCCAGCGGTCATGCAACTTGTCTATCAGATTCGGCAAATACATGCATTTCACACATCGCGAGTCGCGGCGCACTCTCGTCAGCGTGACCGCCACCGCTGCCTCCGCCACCGTCGCCCCGCTCCGCGCGGGAACGCCCGCGTACCGCCGCATCACCCTGGCGTTGTTCGTGGCCGGGCTCACCACCTTCGGGTCGATGTACTCGACTCAGGCGGTGCTGCCCGAGCTCACCCGCGTGTTCGGCGCCGCGCCCGCCACGTCGGCGCTCGCCGTCTCGGTGACCACCGGCCTGCTCGCGCTCACGATCATCCCCGTCAGCGCGCTATCCGAGCGATTCGGGCGCACCCACGTGATGACCGCGTCCGCGATACTGGCCGTGGTGCTGGGGCTGCTGATCCCGCTCTCGCCCACACTGCCGGTGCTGCTGGCGCTGCGAGCGCTGCAAGGAATCGCCCTGGCCGGAGTGCCCGCCGTCGCCATGGCCTACCTCGCCGAGGAGGTCGCCGGCCGCGACCTCGGCGGAGCGATGGGGCGGTACGTCGCGGGTACCACCATCGGTGGACTGCTCGGTCGTGTGGTGACCGCCGTGGGGCTCGATGTGCTGCCCTGGCGCGGCGCCATGGAGGTGTTCGCGGTGCTCGCCGCCGTGCTCACCGCCGTGATGATCCGGACGCTCCCGGCATCGCGATTCCATTCCCCCAAGCCGGTTTCCGTGTCGACGACGGTACGCGGCATGGCCGGACACGTTCGCCGCCCCGCCCTCGCGGTCCTGTTCATCCTCGCCTTCCTGCTGA includes:
- a CDS encoding LysR family transcriptional regulator, with the translated sequence MTAGDKAAASSADDLVRFITLAETAHMTDAAALLHISQPTLSRSLARMETDLGTPLFDRRHGRLVLNASGEIYLDHARRAHAELEAARAQIADLKNPSQGTIRLAFLHSFGVAMVPQLVSAFRACEPRVTFELSQFAAGTITDLVLADEADLAIVSPRPTTSAVAWQLLTVQRLALAVPSGHPLANRSSVHLSEASDADFITMHPEYGLRRILEERCAAAGFRPRIAFESSESFTVAGLVAAGLGVALLPMDRNPLLPSGLTLVPMAGPAPTREVGIIWRPDVALPRAVRSFRDHAIEQSDRPGEALTS
- a CDS encoding MFS transporter is translated as MHFTHRESRRTLVSVTATAASATVAPLRAGTPAYRRITLALFVAGLTTFGSMYSTQAVLPELTRVFGAAPATSALAVSVTTGLLALTIIPVSALSERFGRTHVMTASAILAVVLGLLIPLSPTLPVLLALRALQGIALAGVPAVAMAYLAEEVAGRDLGGAMGRYVAGTTIGGLLGRVVTAVGLDVLPWRGAMEVFAVLAAVLTAVMIRTLPASRFHSPKPVSVSTTVRGMAGHVRRPALAVLFILAFLLMGGFVSVYNFLGFRLLDAPFGFSAGVVGLVFLIYLAGTWSSGAAGRLADRVGRRRVLLASITAMGAGLLITLPDTIPTVLIGTVVLTAGFFAAHSVASGWVGALATEHRAEASSGYLFCYYAGSSVLGAAAGIAFSAAGWTGIVLAVGVAVVVAGVLAAAVLPGSPGEAAGD
- a CDS encoding methyltransferase domain-containing protein, whose product is MTDHRWDPSQYLRFGDERTRPFLDLIARIPGTARTIVDLGCGAGNDVPPLRARWPQARIHGVDSSVEMIDRARADIDDPEATFEVADAAAWRPAGERPDVIVSNAMFQWVDGHIDALAAIADRAARAFAFQVPGNQNAPSHALLAQVAAEFGVTGYRHVDVRDPAEYLAVLQRPGWTVDAWETTYLHVLQGPDAVFEWISGTGARPVLARLDGATKDDFVRRYKAALAAAYPPQEFGTVLPFRRIFAVAVRM